In Phoenix dactylifera cultivar Barhee BC4 chromosome 11, palm_55x_up_171113_PBpolish2nd_filt_p, whole genome shotgun sequence, the following are encoded in one genomic region:
- the LOC103715031 gene encoding mediator of RNA polymerase II transcription subunit 14-like isoform X2, whose translation MAAELGQQTVEFSALVRRAAEESYLSLKELVDRSKAPEERSDSEKKIDLLKFIVKTRQRMLRLHVLAKWCQQVPLVHYCQQLAATLSSHDTCFIQTADSLFYMQEGLQHARAPIFDVPSAAEVLLTGGYQRLPKCIEDLGIQITLSKDEQKPALKKLDTVLRSKLLEVSLPKEISDVTVSDGTAVLRVDGEFKVFLTVGYRGHLSLWRILHLELLVGEKNGPIKLEETRRYALGDDLERRMAAAENPFTVLYTVLHELCVALVMDTVVRQVQVLRQGRWKDAIRFELIFDDSAGQGGNTTGVVQLAQDGELDSTGLKIPGLKIIYWLDFDKNTGGSDSGSSPFIKIEPGQDLQIKCQHSSFVLDPLTDREAKFSLDQSCIDVEKLLLRAIACNRHTRLLEIQRELSKSVHICRGSGDVILKREGAELDTDLQKRDNKCVIEDYCWDEVLRVRTYGVSYITLGINIRNGRFLLQSSKNVLAPSALLDSEEALNQGSITATEVFMSLRSKSILHLFASTGKFLGLKVYDQSSTTIKIPKSILHGPDLLLMGFPRCGNPVFTLLETQTDPGGKSHSISDANEVIRFNKIDIGQMQIVEDELNMSLFDWEKLHSLPNIGACNQISEHGLLPELGLESALQHPACSQPSFSSVVDEVFESEKGASGPPFPITSHLPVSYNMPPLSHLVSLPTSHQGIKAGVSSPKWEGVQQSQINNIVNVSAGLTSSSNSMSLSNNLKGLRCNSVTNSLPSSSPARNSSIENFSASKSDQDLSSLKSPHLAEVGRFSSMDDNQARLVHESPKELGMIDGSRPPQLLPPLRTTGPRPSVQNTSSNNFKSSSTGHLTRYLKDDQYSSSMVVQTSQTAQSGISSTSGYDGINKHERKSKKRLLSDFLTLIPLPRGLKSGTEQCKRMKILESARCHPPVSQALSSVLTCKSSGYTYGDLLAEPNHGITASNIYVSVLLHVVKHCSLCIKHAQLTGQMDALDIPYVEEVGLRTPSSSLWLRLPFIRADSWQHICLRLGKPGSMCWDVKINDPHFKELWELHEGSTTTLWGSGVRVANTSEIDSHIHYDPEGVVLSYKTVEADSIQRLISDLRRLSNARLFACGMQKLIGIKVDDKLDESNTDSETKLQSATKRTGEAADKLSEQMRKTFKIEAVGLMSVWFSYVSMPVIVHFVVEWEAGKEGCTMHVSPDQLWPHTKFLEDFVNGAEVASFLDCIRLTAGPLLALGGAIRPARMPMPVSANHSPIPKQNNFITSQGLLPNTSSSNVMQPASSAPALTAVMAQLGSHSLHSAAMLSAAGRGGPGLVPSSLLPYDVSVVLRGPYWIRIIYRKKFAVDMRCFAGDQVWLQPATPPKGGPAAGGSLPCPQFRPFIMEHVAQGLNALEPNFSGAAHAGGHLSSSNSNPSSGSQQLVPNASRLNVTASGAMARTSAVGSQVAGSLSRVSNAILASSGLASGISGVPFRVSPGPGFPAHVRGELNTAFIGLGDDGGYGGGWVPLAALKKVLRGILKYLGVLWLFAQLPDLLKEILGSILKENEGALLNLDQEQPALRFFVGGYVFAVSVHRVQLLLQVLSVRRFQHQQQQQQTQTNTQEELAPNEINEICDYFSRRVASEPYDASRVASFITLLTLPVSVLREFLKLISWKKGLSQAHSGDIATAQRARMELCLENHSGSVLDENSENFSASRSNIHHDRAHNSVDFALNFVLDPAHIPHMNAAGGAAWLPYCVSVRLKYSFGENTHISFLGMDGSHGGRACWLRFEDWEKCKQRVARTVEYANGSSAGDVSQGRLRLVAETVQRTLHVSLQQLRDGALSSSSTAT comes from the exons ATGGCGGCGGAGCTGGGGCAGCAGACGGTGGAGTTCTCCGCCCTGGTCCGGCGGGCGGCGGAGGAATCCTACCTCTCCCTCAAGGAGCTGGTGGACCGGTCCAAGGCCCCGGAGGAGCGCTCCGACTCGGAGAAGAAGATCGATCTTCTCAAGTTCATTGTCAAGACGCGGCAGCGGATGCTTCGCCTCCATGTGCTCGCCAAGTGGTGCCAGCAG GTTCCTTTGGTTCATTACTGTCAACAACTTGCAGCAACACTTTCCAGCCACGATACTTGTTTCATCCAAACAGCTGACTCCTTATTCTATATGCAAGAAGGATTGCAGCATGCTCGTGCTCCTATATTTGATGTTCCATCTGCTGCTGAAGTCCTCCTCACAGGGGGATATCAAAGGTTGCCCAAATGTATAGAAGATTTGGGAATTCAGATTACACTTTCCAAGGATGAGCAAAAACCTGCTTTAAAGAAGTTGGACACAGTTCTTCGTTCCAAACTTCTTGAGGTCTCACTTCCTAAAGAAATTTCTGATGTCACAGTGTCTGATGGTACTGCTGTTCTTCGCGTGGATGGAGAGTTTAAGGTATTTCTTACTGTGGGATATCGTGGACATTTATCATTGTGGAGGATATTGCATTTGGAGTTGCTAGTAGGTGAGAAGAATGGTCCTATCAAGCTTGAAGAAACGCGGCGATATGCTCTTGGAGATGATTTAGAGCGCAGGATGGCTGCCGCCGAAAATCCCTTCACAGTTTTGtacacagttctccatgaattATGTGTTGCTCTTGTTATGGACACTGTAGTAAGGCAAGTGCAGGTACTCCGTCAGGGCAGGTGGAAAGACGCAATACGTTTTGAACTTATTTTTGATGACAGTGCCGGACAAGGTGGGAATACTACTGGTGTTGTGCAGTTGGCCCAAGATGGTGAACTTGATTCAACTGGTTTAAAGATTCCTGGTCTGAAAATAATTTATTGGTTAGATTTTGACAAAAACACTGGAGGATCTGATTCTGGTTCATCCCCATTTATCAAAATTGAGCCGGGGCAAGATTTGCAAATAAAGTGTCAGCATAGTTCTTTTGTCTTGGATCCGCTTACTGACAGGGAAGCAAAATTTTCACTTGATCAAAGTTGCATTGATGTTGAGAAACTTCTGCTAAGGGCTATTGCCTGTAACAGACACACACGTCTACTTGAAATTCAGAGGGAATTGAGTAAAAGTGTTCATATTTGTCGAGGTTCAGGTGATGTTATCCTTAAGCGTGAAGGGGCTGAATTAGACACAGACTTGCAAAAG AGAGACAATAAATGCGTTATTGAGGATTATTGTTGGGATGAAGTACTACGAGTGCGAACATATGGTGTGTCATACATTACTCTTGGAATAAATATCAG GAATGGTCGTTTCCTTCTTCAATCTTCTAAAAATGTTCTTGCACCATCTGCATTATTGGATAGTGAAGAAGCTCTAAACCAGGGAAGTATTACTGCAACTGAAGTATTTATGAGCTTAAGAAGCAAAAGTATTCTTCACTTATTTGCATCAACTGGAAAGTTTCTCGGCTTGAAG GTTTATGATCAGTCTTCAACTACTATAAAGATACCAAAGTCCATTTTGCATGGGCCGGATTTATTGCTAATGGGATTTCCTCGATGTGGGAAT CCTGTTTTTACCTTGCTAGAGACACAGACTGATCCAGGTGGAAAGTCCCATTCAATTAGTGATGCTAATGAAGTTATACGTTTTAATAAAATTGACATTGGTCAGATGCAAATAGTTGAAGATGAACTGAATATGAGCCTCTTTGACTGGGAGAAGCTACACTCTTTACCAAATATAGGGGCTTGCAATCAGATTTCTGAACATGGTCTTCTTCCTGAGCTTGGATTGGAATCTGCTCTGCAGCACCCTGCATGTTCCCAGCCAAGTTTTTCATCTGTTGTCGATGAAGTGTTTGAGTCTGAGAAAGGTGCATCAGGTCCTCCTTTTCCCATTACAAGTCACCTCCCTGTGTCTTATAATATGCCCCCTCTTTCTCACCTAGTCTCTCTTCCAACTAGTCATCAAGGAATAAAGGCTGGAGTTAGCTCACCTAAGTGGGAAGGAGTACAGCAATCTCAAATCAATAACATTGTAAATGTTTCTGCTGGCCTTACAAGTTCAAGCAATTCAATGTCTCTATCAAACAATTTGAAGGGCTTACGTTGTAACAGTGTTACAAATTCCCTCCCCTCTTCAAGCCCAGCAAGGAACTCTTCTATTGAAAATTTTTCAGCTTCAAAGTCTGATCAGGACTTGAGCTCTCTGAAGTCTCCACATTTGGCTGAGGTTGGCCGATTTTCTTCTATGGATGACAATCAAGCAAGATTGGTGCATGAATCTCCGAAAGAGCTTGGTATGATTGATGGGAGTCGACCACCTCAGCTATTGCCTCCACTGCGAACAACTGGTCCTCGTCCCTCTGTACAGAATACCAGTTCAAATAACTTCAAAAGCTCATCAACTGGCCATTtgactagatatctaaaagatGACCAATATAGCTCATCTATGGTTGTACAAACAA GCCAAACAGCACAATCTGGCATTTCCTCTACCTCGGGCTATGATGGCATCAATAAACATGAGAGAAAATCGAAAAAGCGTTTGCTTTCAGACTTTCTGACTCTAATTCCACTACCTCGAGGGTTAAAATCTGGCACCGAACAGTGtaaaagaatgaaaattttGGAATCAGCTCGCTGTCATCCTCCTGTTTCACAGGCACTTTCATCAGTACTGACATGCAAATCTAGTGGGTATACATATGGAGATCTGCTTGCTGAACCAAATCATGGCATCACCGCTTCGAATATATATGTTTCGGTCCTCCTCCATGTTGTTAAGCACTGTTCACTCTGTATTAAGCATGCTCAACTAACCGGCCAGATGGACGCTCTTGACATTCCTTATGTTGAAGAAGTCGGTCTGCGAACTCCATCCTCAAGCTTGTGGTTACGGTTACCGTTTATCAGGGCTGATTCGTGGCAGCACATATGCCTGCGTCTTGGTAAACCTGGAAGCATGTGCTGGGATGTTAAAATCAACGACCCACATTTCAAAGAATTATGGGAACTTCATGAAGGAAGTACTACCACACTATGGGGCTCTGGTGTACGTGTTGCCAATACATCTGAAATTGATTCCCACATCCATTATGACCCTGAAGGTGTTGTATTGAGTTACAAGACTGTTGAAGCTGATAGTATTCAGAGGCTTATATCAGATCTACGAAGGCTTTCTAATGCACGCTTATTTGCTTGTGggatgcaaaaattaattggtaTAAAGGTTGatgataagctagatgaaagtaACACAGATTCTGAGACAAAGTTGCAATCTGCAACTAAAAGAACTGGTGAGGCTGCTGATAAGTTATCTGAACAGATGAGAAAAACTTTCAAGATTGAAGCAGTTGGGCTAATGAGTGTGTGGTTTAGTTATGTCTCAATGCCTGTGATTGTGCATTTTGTTGTTGAATGGGAAGCTGGTAAGGAAGGCTGTACCATGCATGTATCTCCTGATCAACTTTGGCCGCATACCAAG TTTTTGGAGGATTTTGTCAATGGAGCTGAAGTTGCATCCTTCTTGGATTGCATTCGGCTTACTGCAGGACCCCTACTTGCTCTTGGTGGTGCAATACGCCCTGCACGAATGCCTATGCCTGTTTCTGCTAACCACTCCCCCATACCTAAGCAGAACAATTTCATCACATCACAGGGACTGCTGCCAAACACTTCATCATCAAATGTTATGCAACCTGCATCTTCTGCCCCTGCACTAACTGCTGTTATGGCCCAACTGGGCAGTCACAGTCTTCACAGTGCTGCAATGTTATCTGCTGCAGGTAGAGGTGGACCGGGGCTGGTTCCAAGCTCTTTATTGCCTTATGATGTCTCCGTTGTGCTGCGGGGTCCGTATTGGATACGTATCATATACCGTAAGAAATTTGCTGTGGATATGCGGTGCTTTGCTGGAGATCAGGTTTGGCTACAGCCTGCAACACCTCCTAAAGGAGGACCGGCTGCTGGGGGATCATTGCCATGTCCACAGTTTCGGCCTTTTATCATGGAACATGTTGCTCAGGGTCTGAATGCTCTAGAGCCCAATTTTTCTGGTGCTGCACATGCAGGTGGGCATTTGAGTTCAAGCAATAGTAACCCGAGTTCAGGTAGTCAACAACTGGTGCCTAATGCCAGCCGCCTTAATGTTACTGCTAGTGGTGCAATGGCTAGAACTTCCGCAGTTGGAAGCCAGGTAGCTGGTAGCTTAAGCCGAGTCAGCAATGCAATTTTAGCCTCTTCAGGTCTAGCTTCAGGGATCTCTGGGGTACCTTTCCGTGTATCTCCAGGTCCTGGTTTCCCAGCACATGTGAGAGGGGAGTTGAATACGGCTTTTATTGGGCTTGGGGATGATGGAGGTTATGGAGGTGGATGGGTTCCCCTTGCAGCTCTTAAAAAGGTGTTAAGAGGTATCCTCAAATATCTCGGTGTGTTATGGTTGTTTGCGCAGTTGCCTGATcttttaaaagagattctggGTTCGATTTTAAAGGAGAATGAAGGGGCGCTGCTAAATTTGGATCAGGAGCAGCCGGCCCTGCGCTTTTTTGTGGG AGGGTATGTTTTTGCTGTTAGTGTTCACAGGGTCCAACTTCTTTTGCAAGTTTTGAGTGTCAGACGATTCCAgcatcagcagcagcagcagcaaaccCAAACCAACACTCAAGAAGAACTAGCCCCTAATGAAATTAATGAGATATGTGACTACTTTAGCCGGCGTGTCGCTTCTGAGCCCTATGATGCATCTAGGGTTGCATCTTTTATCACCCTTCTCACACTACCTGTTTCAGTCCTCCGAGAATTCTTAAAGTTGATATCGTGGAAAAAAGGATTGTCTCAAGCGCACAGTGGAGACATTGCTACTGCACAGAGGGCCCGCATGGAGTTGTGCTTGGAGAACCATTCAGGCTCAGTTTTAGATGAGAACTCTGAGAACTTTTCTGCATCAAGAAGTAATATTCATCATGACCGAGCCCATAATTCCGTAGATTTTGCTCTCAACTTTGTCCTCGACCCTGCCCACATACCCCACATGAATGCAGCTGGTGGAGCTGCATGGCTACCTTACTGTGTGTCTGTGCGACTAAAATATTCattcggagaaaatactcatatCTCTTTTCTTGGAATGGATGGAAGCCATGGTGGCAGAGCTTGTTGGTTGCGTTTCGAGGACTGGGAAAAGTGCAAGCAGAGAGTGGCAAGAACAGTGGAATATGCAAATGGGAGTTCTGCAGGTGATGTCAGTCAGGGGAGGTTAAGGTTGGTTGCTGAGACAGTGCAGAGGACATTGCATGTGTCATTGCAACAGCTAAGAGACGGTGCTCTTTCCTCTAGCTCGACTGCAACTTAA
- the LOC103715031 gene encoding mediator of RNA polymerase II transcription subunit 14-like isoform X1: MAAELGQQTVEFSALVRRAAEESYLSLKELVDRSKAPEERSDSEKKIDLLKFIVKTRQRMLRLHVLAKWCQQVPLVHYCQQLAATLSSHDTCFIQTADSLFYMQEGLQHARAPIFDVPSAAEVLLTGGYQRLPKCIEDLGIQITLSKDEQKPALKKLDTVLRSKLLEVSLPKEISDVTVSDGTAVLRVDGEFKVFLTVGYRGHLSLWRILHLELLVGEKNGPIKLEETRRYALGDDLERRMAAAENPFTVLYTVLHELCVALVMDTVVRQVQVLRQGRWKDAIRFELIFDDSAGQGGNTTGVVQLAQDGELDSTGLKIPGLKIIYWLDFDKNTGGSDSGSSPFIKIEPGQDLQIKCQHSSFVLDPLTDREAKFSLDQSCIDVEKLLLRAIACNRHTRLLEIQRELSKSVHICRGSGDVILKREGAELDTDLQKRDNKCVIEDYCWDEVLRVRTYGVSYITLGINIRNGRFLLQSSKNVLAPSALLDSEEALNQGSITATEVFMSLRSKSILHLFASTGKFLGLKVYDQSSTTIKIPKSILHGPDLLLMGFPRCGNSYYLMLQLDKDFKPVFTLLETQTDPGGKSHSISDANEVIRFNKIDIGQMQIVEDELNMSLFDWEKLHSLPNIGACNQISEHGLLPELGLESALQHPACSQPSFSSVVDEVFESEKGASGPPFPITSHLPVSYNMPPLSHLVSLPTSHQGIKAGVSSPKWEGVQQSQINNIVNVSAGLTSSSNSMSLSNNLKGLRCNSVTNSLPSSSPARNSSIENFSASKSDQDLSSLKSPHLAEVGRFSSMDDNQARLVHESPKELGMIDGSRPPQLLPPLRTTGPRPSVQNTSSNNFKSSSTGHLTRYLKDDQYSSSMVVQTSQTAQSGISSTSGYDGINKHERKSKKRLLSDFLTLIPLPRGLKSGTEQCKRMKILESARCHPPVSQALSSVLTCKSSGYTYGDLLAEPNHGITASNIYVSVLLHVVKHCSLCIKHAQLTGQMDALDIPYVEEVGLRTPSSSLWLRLPFIRADSWQHICLRLGKPGSMCWDVKINDPHFKELWELHEGSTTTLWGSGVRVANTSEIDSHIHYDPEGVVLSYKTVEADSIQRLISDLRRLSNARLFACGMQKLIGIKVDDKLDESNTDSETKLQSATKRTGEAADKLSEQMRKTFKIEAVGLMSVWFSYVSMPVIVHFVVEWEAGKEGCTMHVSPDQLWPHTKFLEDFVNGAEVASFLDCIRLTAGPLLALGGAIRPARMPMPVSANHSPIPKQNNFITSQGLLPNTSSSNVMQPASSAPALTAVMAQLGSHSLHSAAMLSAAGRGGPGLVPSSLLPYDVSVVLRGPYWIRIIYRKKFAVDMRCFAGDQVWLQPATPPKGGPAAGGSLPCPQFRPFIMEHVAQGLNALEPNFSGAAHAGGHLSSSNSNPSSGSQQLVPNASRLNVTASGAMARTSAVGSQVAGSLSRVSNAILASSGLASGISGVPFRVSPGPGFPAHVRGELNTAFIGLGDDGGYGGGWVPLAALKKVLRGILKYLGVLWLFAQLPDLLKEILGSILKENEGALLNLDQEQPALRFFVGGYVFAVSVHRVQLLLQVLSVRRFQHQQQQQQTQTNTQEELAPNEINEICDYFSRRVASEPYDASRVASFITLLTLPVSVLREFLKLISWKKGLSQAHSGDIATAQRARMELCLENHSGSVLDENSENFSASRSNIHHDRAHNSVDFALNFVLDPAHIPHMNAAGGAAWLPYCVSVRLKYSFGENTHISFLGMDGSHGGRACWLRFEDWEKCKQRVARTVEYANGSSAGDVSQGRLRLVAETVQRTLHVSLQQLRDGALSSSSTAT; encoded by the exons ATGGCGGCGGAGCTGGGGCAGCAGACGGTGGAGTTCTCCGCCCTGGTCCGGCGGGCGGCGGAGGAATCCTACCTCTCCCTCAAGGAGCTGGTGGACCGGTCCAAGGCCCCGGAGGAGCGCTCCGACTCGGAGAAGAAGATCGATCTTCTCAAGTTCATTGTCAAGACGCGGCAGCGGATGCTTCGCCTCCATGTGCTCGCCAAGTGGTGCCAGCAG GTTCCTTTGGTTCATTACTGTCAACAACTTGCAGCAACACTTTCCAGCCACGATACTTGTTTCATCCAAACAGCTGACTCCTTATTCTATATGCAAGAAGGATTGCAGCATGCTCGTGCTCCTATATTTGATGTTCCATCTGCTGCTGAAGTCCTCCTCACAGGGGGATATCAAAGGTTGCCCAAATGTATAGAAGATTTGGGAATTCAGATTACACTTTCCAAGGATGAGCAAAAACCTGCTTTAAAGAAGTTGGACACAGTTCTTCGTTCCAAACTTCTTGAGGTCTCACTTCCTAAAGAAATTTCTGATGTCACAGTGTCTGATGGTACTGCTGTTCTTCGCGTGGATGGAGAGTTTAAGGTATTTCTTACTGTGGGATATCGTGGACATTTATCATTGTGGAGGATATTGCATTTGGAGTTGCTAGTAGGTGAGAAGAATGGTCCTATCAAGCTTGAAGAAACGCGGCGATATGCTCTTGGAGATGATTTAGAGCGCAGGATGGCTGCCGCCGAAAATCCCTTCACAGTTTTGtacacagttctccatgaattATGTGTTGCTCTTGTTATGGACACTGTAGTAAGGCAAGTGCAGGTACTCCGTCAGGGCAGGTGGAAAGACGCAATACGTTTTGAACTTATTTTTGATGACAGTGCCGGACAAGGTGGGAATACTACTGGTGTTGTGCAGTTGGCCCAAGATGGTGAACTTGATTCAACTGGTTTAAAGATTCCTGGTCTGAAAATAATTTATTGGTTAGATTTTGACAAAAACACTGGAGGATCTGATTCTGGTTCATCCCCATTTATCAAAATTGAGCCGGGGCAAGATTTGCAAATAAAGTGTCAGCATAGTTCTTTTGTCTTGGATCCGCTTACTGACAGGGAAGCAAAATTTTCACTTGATCAAAGTTGCATTGATGTTGAGAAACTTCTGCTAAGGGCTATTGCCTGTAACAGACACACACGTCTACTTGAAATTCAGAGGGAATTGAGTAAAAGTGTTCATATTTGTCGAGGTTCAGGTGATGTTATCCTTAAGCGTGAAGGGGCTGAATTAGACACAGACTTGCAAAAG AGAGACAATAAATGCGTTATTGAGGATTATTGTTGGGATGAAGTACTACGAGTGCGAACATATGGTGTGTCATACATTACTCTTGGAATAAATATCAG GAATGGTCGTTTCCTTCTTCAATCTTCTAAAAATGTTCTTGCACCATCTGCATTATTGGATAGTGAAGAAGCTCTAAACCAGGGAAGTATTACTGCAACTGAAGTATTTATGAGCTTAAGAAGCAAAAGTATTCTTCACTTATTTGCATCAACTGGAAAGTTTCTCGGCTTGAAG GTTTATGATCAGTCTTCAACTACTATAAAGATACCAAAGTCCATTTTGCATGGGCCGGATTTATTGCTAATGGGATTTCCTCGATGTGGGAATTCGTATTATTTAATGCTGCAGCTTGATAAAGATTTCAAACCTGTTTTTACCTTGCTAGAGACACAGACTGATCCAGGTGGAAAGTCCCATTCAATTAGTGATGCTAATGAAGTTATACGTTTTAATAAAATTGACATTGGTCAGATGCAAATAGTTGAAGATGAACTGAATATGAGCCTCTTTGACTGGGAGAAGCTACACTCTTTACCAAATATAGGGGCTTGCAATCAGATTTCTGAACATGGTCTTCTTCCTGAGCTTGGATTGGAATCTGCTCTGCAGCACCCTGCATGTTCCCAGCCAAGTTTTTCATCTGTTGTCGATGAAGTGTTTGAGTCTGAGAAAGGTGCATCAGGTCCTCCTTTTCCCATTACAAGTCACCTCCCTGTGTCTTATAATATGCCCCCTCTTTCTCACCTAGTCTCTCTTCCAACTAGTCATCAAGGAATAAAGGCTGGAGTTAGCTCACCTAAGTGGGAAGGAGTACAGCAATCTCAAATCAATAACATTGTAAATGTTTCTGCTGGCCTTACAAGTTCAAGCAATTCAATGTCTCTATCAAACAATTTGAAGGGCTTACGTTGTAACAGTGTTACAAATTCCCTCCCCTCTTCAAGCCCAGCAAGGAACTCTTCTATTGAAAATTTTTCAGCTTCAAAGTCTGATCAGGACTTGAGCTCTCTGAAGTCTCCACATTTGGCTGAGGTTGGCCGATTTTCTTCTATGGATGACAATCAAGCAAGATTGGTGCATGAATCTCCGAAAGAGCTTGGTATGATTGATGGGAGTCGACCACCTCAGCTATTGCCTCCACTGCGAACAACTGGTCCTCGTCCCTCTGTACAGAATACCAGTTCAAATAACTTCAAAAGCTCATCAACTGGCCATTtgactagatatctaaaagatGACCAATATAGCTCATCTATGGTTGTACAAACAA GCCAAACAGCACAATCTGGCATTTCCTCTACCTCGGGCTATGATGGCATCAATAAACATGAGAGAAAATCGAAAAAGCGTTTGCTTTCAGACTTTCTGACTCTAATTCCACTACCTCGAGGGTTAAAATCTGGCACCGAACAGTGtaaaagaatgaaaattttGGAATCAGCTCGCTGTCATCCTCCTGTTTCACAGGCACTTTCATCAGTACTGACATGCAAATCTAGTGGGTATACATATGGAGATCTGCTTGCTGAACCAAATCATGGCATCACCGCTTCGAATATATATGTTTCGGTCCTCCTCCATGTTGTTAAGCACTGTTCACTCTGTATTAAGCATGCTCAACTAACCGGCCAGATGGACGCTCTTGACATTCCTTATGTTGAAGAAGTCGGTCTGCGAACTCCATCCTCAAGCTTGTGGTTACGGTTACCGTTTATCAGGGCTGATTCGTGGCAGCACATATGCCTGCGTCTTGGTAAACCTGGAAGCATGTGCTGGGATGTTAAAATCAACGACCCACATTTCAAAGAATTATGGGAACTTCATGAAGGAAGTACTACCACACTATGGGGCTCTGGTGTACGTGTTGCCAATACATCTGAAATTGATTCCCACATCCATTATGACCCTGAAGGTGTTGTATTGAGTTACAAGACTGTTGAAGCTGATAGTATTCAGAGGCTTATATCAGATCTACGAAGGCTTTCTAATGCACGCTTATTTGCTTGTGggatgcaaaaattaattggtaTAAAGGTTGatgataagctagatgaaagtaACACAGATTCTGAGACAAAGTTGCAATCTGCAACTAAAAGAACTGGTGAGGCTGCTGATAAGTTATCTGAACAGATGAGAAAAACTTTCAAGATTGAAGCAGTTGGGCTAATGAGTGTGTGGTTTAGTTATGTCTCAATGCCTGTGATTGTGCATTTTGTTGTTGAATGGGAAGCTGGTAAGGAAGGCTGTACCATGCATGTATCTCCTGATCAACTTTGGCCGCATACCAAG TTTTTGGAGGATTTTGTCAATGGAGCTGAAGTTGCATCCTTCTTGGATTGCATTCGGCTTACTGCAGGACCCCTACTTGCTCTTGGTGGTGCAATACGCCCTGCACGAATGCCTATGCCTGTTTCTGCTAACCACTCCCCCATACCTAAGCAGAACAATTTCATCACATCACAGGGACTGCTGCCAAACACTTCATCATCAAATGTTATGCAACCTGCATCTTCTGCCCCTGCACTAACTGCTGTTATGGCCCAACTGGGCAGTCACAGTCTTCACAGTGCTGCAATGTTATCTGCTGCAGGTAGAGGTGGACCGGGGCTGGTTCCAAGCTCTTTATTGCCTTATGATGTCTCCGTTGTGCTGCGGGGTCCGTATTGGATACGTATCATATACCGTAAGAAATTTGCTGTGGATATGCGGTGCTTTGCTGGAGATCAGGTTTGGCTACAGCCTGCAACACCTCCTAAAGGAGGACCGGCTGCTGGGGGATCATTGCCATGTCCACAGTTTCGGCCTTTTATCATGGAACATGTTGCTCAGGGTCTGAATGCTCTAGAGCCCAATTTTTCTGGTGCTGCACATGCAGGTGGGCATTTGAGTTCAAGCAATAGTAACCCGAGTTCAGGTAGTCAACAACTGGTGCCTAATGCCAGCCGCCTTAATGTTACTGCTAGTGGTGCAATGGCTAGAACTTCCGCAGTTGGAAGCCAGGTAGCTGGTAGCTTAAGCCGAGTCAGCAATGCAATTTTAGCCTCTTCAGGTCTAGCTTCAGGGATCTCTGGGGTACCTTTCCGTGTATCTCCAGGTCCTGGTTTCCCAGCACATGTGAGAGGGGAGTTGAATACGGCTTTTATTGGGCTTGGGGATGATGGAGGTTATGGAGGTGGATGGGTTCCCCTTGCAGCTCTTAAAAAGGTGTTAAGAGGTATCCTCAAATATCTCGGTGTGTTATGGTTGTTTGCGCAGTTGCCTGATcttttaaaagagattctggGTTCGATTTTAAAGGAGAATGAAGGGGCGCTGCTAAATTTGGATCAGGAGCAGCCGGCCCTGCGCTTTTTTGTGGG AGGGTATGTTTTTGCTGTTAGTGTTCACAGGGTCCAACTTCTTTTGCAAGTTTTGAGTGTCAGACGATTCCAgcatcagcagcagcagcagcaaaccCAAACCAACACTCAAGAAGAACTAGCCCCTAATGAAATTAATGAGATATGTGACTACTTTAGCCGGCGTGTCGCTTCTGAGCCCTATGATGCATCTAGGGTTGCATCTTTTATCACCCTTCTCACACTACCTGTTTCAGTCCTCCGAGAATTCTTAAAGTTGATATCGTGGAAAAAAGGATTGTCTCAAGCGCACAGTGGAGACATTGCTACTGCACAGAGGGCCCGCATGGAGTTGTGCTTGGAGAACCATTCAGGCTCAGTTTTAGATGAGAACTCTGAGAACTTTTCTGCATCAAGAAGTAATATTCATCATGACCGAGCCCATAATTCCGTAGATTTTGCTCTCAACTTTGTCCTCGACCCTGCCCACATACCCCACATGAATGCAGCTGGTGGAGCTGCATGGCTACCTTACTGTGTGTCTGTGCGACTAAAATATTCattcggagaaaatactcatatCTCTTTTCTTGGAATGGATGGAAGCCATGGTGGCAGAGCTTGTTGGTTGCGTTTCGAGGACTGGGAAAAGTGCAAGCAGAGAGTGGCAAGAACAGTGGAATATGCAAATGGGAGTTCTGCAGGTGATGTCAGTCAGGGGAGGTTAAGGTTGGTTGCTGAGACAGTGCAGAGGACATTGCATGTGTCATTGCAACAGCTAAGAGACGGTGCTCTTTCCTCTAGCTCGACTGCAACTTAA